A region from the Leptospirillum ferriphilum ML-04 genome encodes:
- the leuS gene encoding leucine--tRNA ligase produces MSSLYPFDEIETAVQKRWKQENAFALKDQPSKKTFYCLEMFPYPSGRIHMGHVRNYSIGDALARYKRMRGFNVLHPMGWDSFGLPAENAAIQRGIHPAVWTEQNIAHMKEQLSRLGLSYDWSLEVTTCLPEYYRWNQWFFLKFYEKGLAYKKEGLLNWCDSCLTVLANEQVEEGLCWRCKSPVTLRPMEQWYLRITDYAQELLDAIPDLQGWPEKVRVMQENWIGKSEGAEIRFSVEGSSLELSVFTTRPDTLFGVTFVTIAPEHPLLEELLPLSRQREETESFIRKVLHKRATERNTEPGEKEGIDTGLRVIHPLTGDHLPLWIGNFVVASYGTGVVMGVPAHDERDHEFARKYGLPIKEVIAPSVAHEPHAPEMAYTGPGRLIHSGAFNGLSNELAKGKIISELETRGKGVRKVTYRLRDWGISRQRYWGTPIPIIYCETCGTVPVPESELPVILPRDVAFTGKGGSPLRDSESFFRTTCPNCQAPARRETDTMDTFFDSSWYFLRFTDPSNTAEPFSKIAARQWIPVDQYIGGVEHAILHLLYSRFFTRALKDLGFVDSPEPFRALLTQGMVLKDGSKMSKSKGNVVDPDQLIERYGADTVRLFTLFSAPPDKDLAWDDKAVEGAYRFLGRLYQRVLELSRFPSPPPSSGGTGKTPVSSAQKPLLAKIHETIRDVTFDLESNNQMNTAIARLMELLNALGNGNPEKAEELPLLREGYTTLLLLLSPFAPHLSQHLYGLLGQEGLLLDQPWPEAREEAMIRDEIPYVIQINGKLRATLMLPPDIDRSELLKKALEDERIQRNLVDMKLQKEIYVPGKLLNLVVVPR; encoded by the coding sequence TTGAGCAGCCTTTATCCTTTCGACGAGATCGAAACCGCCGTCCAGAAACGCTGGAAACAGGAAAACGCCTTTGCGCTGAAAGATCAGCCCTCAAAAAAGACCTTTTACTGTCTGGAGATGTTTCCCTATCCCTCCGGCCGAATCCACATGGGACACGTCCGCAATTATTCGATCGGCGATGCCCTTGCGCGCTATAAACGGATGAGAGGATTCAACGTTCTGCATCCCATGGGATGGGATTCTTTTGGACTCCCCGCCGAAAATGCCGCGATCCAGAGGGGAATCCATCCGGCAGTCTGGACGGAACAAAACATCGCCCACATGAAAGAGCAGCTCAGCCGACTGGGTCTTTCTTACGACTGGTCTCTGGAAGTCACCACCTGCCTTCCGGAATACTATCGCTGGAATCAATGGTTCTTTCTCAAATTCTATGAAAAAGGCCTGGCATACAAGAAAGAAGGCCTTCTGAACTGGTGTGACTCCTGTCTCACGGTCCTCGCCAACGAACAGGTCGAGGAGGGTCTCTGCTGGCGTTGCAAGTCCCCGGTCACCTTGCGACCCATGGAGCAATGGTATCTCCGCATCACCGACTATGCACAGGAACTTCTCGATGCGATCCCGGACCTCCAGGGTTGGCCGGAAAAAGTGCGCGTCATGCAGGAGAACTGGATCGGAAAATCGGAAGGCGCCGAAATCCGTTTTTCCGTAGAAGGAAGTTCTCTCGAACTTTCTGTTTTCACCACCCGGCCGGATACTCTCTTTGGCGTCACGTTCGTCACAATTGCTCCGGAGCACCCGCTCCTCGAAGAGCTTCTCCCCCTCTCCCGGCAGAGAGAGGAGACGGAATCCTTTATCCGGAAAGTTCTCCATAAAAGAGCCACCGAGCGAAACACGGAACCGGGAGAAAAGGAGGGGATCGATACGGGCCTCCGCGTCATTCATCCCCTGACAGGCGACCATCTTCCTCTCTGGATCGGAAACTTCGTCGTGGCTTCCTACGGGACCGGTGTGGTCATGGGGGTACCGGCACATGACGAAAGGGATCATGAATTCGCACGGAAATACGGGTTGCCGATCAAGGAAGTCATCGCCCCGTCCGTCGCCCACGAACCTCATGCACCGGAGATGGCCTATACCGGTCCCGGCCGTCTGATCCACTCCGGAGCGTTCAACGGGCTTTCGAACGAGCTGGCCAAGGGGAAGATCATCTCGGAACTGGAAACCCGCGGGAAAGGAGTCCGGAAAGTGACGTATCGCCTCCGGGACTGGGGAATCTCCCGACAACGATACTGGGGAACGCCCATTCCCATCATCTATTGCGAAACATGCGGAACGGTTCCCGTCCCGGAATCCGAACTCCCGGTCATCCTCCCCCGAGACGTCGCCTTTACCGGAAAAGGGGGCTCGCCTCTCCGGGATTCCGAATCCTTCTTTCGCACCACGTGTCCGAACTGCCAGGCCCCGGCCCGCCGGGAAACTGACACCATGGATACGTTCTTCGATTCTTCCTGGTACTTTTTGCGGTTCACCGACCCCTCCAACACCGCGGAACCGTTTTCGAAAATCGCTGCCCGGCAATGGATCCCGGTCGACCAGTACATCGGCGGAGTCGAGCATGCCATCCTGCATCTGCTCTATTCCCGTTTTTTCACCCGGGCCCTGAAAGATCTTGGATTTGTCGACTCTCCCGAGCCCTTCCGGGCTCTCCTGACGCAGGGGATGGTCCTGAAAGACGGGTCCAAAATGTCCAAGTCAAAGGGAAATGTCGTCGATCCGGACCAGCTGATCGAGCGTTACGGCGCAGACACGGTTCGCCTGTTCACGCTTTTTTCCGCTCCTCCCGACAAAGACCTTGCCTGGGACGACAAGGCCGTCGAAGGAGCCTACCGCTTTCTCGGAAGGCTCTACCAGCGGGTCTTGGAATTGTCGCGGTTTCCGTCACCCCCCCCTTCTTCGGGAGGCACCGGCAAAACCCCCGTCAGCTCCGCCCAGAAACCCCTTCTTGCCAAGATCCATGAAACGATCCGGGATGTGACGTTCGATCTGGAGTCCAACAACCAGATGAACACCGCCATTGCACGTCTGATGGAGCTTTTAAATGCACTCGGAAACGGAAACCCTGAAAAAGCGGAAGAATTGCCCCTCCTTCGGGAAGGCTACACCACGCTTCTTCTTCTTCTTTCTCCGTTCGCCCCGCATCTGTCCCAGCATCTCTATGGTCTTCTGGGACAGGAAGGTCTCCTTCTGGACCAGCCGTGGCCCGAAGCCCGGGAAGAAGCCATGATTCGGGACGAAATCCCCTATGTCATCCAGATCAACGGAAAACTTCGGGCCACCCTGATGTTGCCTCCGGACATTGACCGGTCGGAACTCCTGAAGAAAGCCCTGGAAGACGAGAGGATCCAGCGGAATCTGGTCGATATGAAGCTCCAGAAAGAAATTTACGTTCCCGGAAAACTCCTGAACCTTGTCGTCGTTCCGCGATGA